One genomic window of Anaeromyxobacter diazotrophicus includes the following:
- a CDS encoding heavy metal translocating P-type ATPase: protein MTDPSPQPAAPAAGQPVPPRDPVCGMLVDPEHPQGGTVERGRYRYHFCSARCRQAFEAEPERWFALDPVCGMEVNPKAPKGGSLEHGGRTFHFCSMKCLAKFQAEPERYLLHGPGGMPKDAPPPAPPPGGQVVWVCPMDPEVREPEPVPCPICGMALEPLVVGGMPSLGEKNPELERMSRRFWLGLAPAALVLALAMSHWLPAGWSADHLLGPRVNAWLQLALSAPVVLWGGWPFFERAWLSLRTRHFNMFTLIGLGTAAAFGESALATLLPASAFPEAFRGAHGAVPIYFESAAVIVELVLLGQVLELRARGRVSGALQALLGLAPKTARRVAPGGGEADVAIEEVTPGDLLRVRPGEKVPVDGTVVSGGSAVDESMVTGESVPVEKGPGDRVTGATINGTGSFVFRAERVGKDTLLAQIVRMVAEAQRSRAPIQRLADTVAAWFVPAVVASAALTFAAWALLGPEPRLAHALMNAVAVLIIACPCALGLATPMAIMVGTTRGAQAGVLVKNAEALERLARVDTLLVDKTGTLTLGKPRLARVEATGAVPEAELLRLAAALERASEHPLAAAVLAASRERGLPPAEARAFRSVPGKGVAGEVDGRAVALGNAALLAELGIPAGDLAARADALAAGGATVVLAAVDGAAAGLLAVADPVKPGAPAAVKALQAGGVRVVMVTGDRRATALAVAKELGIDEVEAEVLPGDKAAVVARHQGAGQRVAMAGDGVNDAPALAAADVGIAMGTGADVAIESAGLTLLHGDLAGIVRARRLSRATLRNIRQNLFWAFAYNMVGVPVAAGALYPFSGILLSPMIASAAMSFSSVTVIANALRLKRARLG, encoded by the coding sequence ATGACCGACCCCAGCCCGCAGCCCGCCGCCCCCGCCGCCGGCCAGCCCGTGCCGCCCCGCGACCCCGTGTGCGGCATGCTGGTCGACCCCGAGCACCCGCAGGGCGGCACCGTCGAGCGCGGCCGGTACCGGTACCACTTCTGCAGCGCCCGCTGCCGCCAGGCGTTCGAGGCGGAGCCGGAGCGCTGGTTCGCGCTCGACCCGGTCTGCGGGATGGAGGTGAACCCGAAGGCGCCCAAGGGCGGCTCCCTCGAGCACGGCGGCCGGACCTTCCACTTCTGCAGCATGAAGTGCCTCGCCAAGTTCCAGGCCGAGCCCGAGCGCTATCTCCTGCACGGGCCGGGCGGGATGCCGAAGGACGCGCCGCCTCCGGCGCCGCCCCCCGGCGGCCAGGTGGTGTGGGTCTGCCCGATGGATCCGGAGGTGCGCGAGCCGGAGCCGGTGCCGTGCCCGATCTGCGGCATGGCGCTCGAGCCGCTGGTGGTCGGCGGGATGCCCTCGCTGGGCGAGAAGAACCCGGAGCTCGAGCGGATGAGCCGGCGCTTCTGGCTCGGCCTCGCCCCGGCCGCGCTGGTCCTCGCCCTCGCGATGAGCCACTGGCTCCCGGCGGGCTGGTCGGCCGACCACCTGCTCGGCCCGCGCGTGAACGCGTGGCTGCAGCTCGCCCTCTCCGCCCCGGTGGTCCTCTGGGGCGGGTGGCCCTTCTTCGAGCGGGCCTGGCTGTCCCTGCGCACGCGGCACTTCAACATGTTCACCCTGATCGGGCTCGGGACGGCGGCCGCCTTCGGCGAGAGCGCGCTCGCCACGCTCCTCCCCGCCAGCGCGTTCCCGGAGGCGTTCCGCGGGGCGCACGGCGCGGTGCCCATCTACTTCGAGTCGGCGGCGGTGATCGTGGAGCTGGTGCTGCTCGGCCAGGTGCTCGAGCTGCGCGCGCGCGGCCGCGTCTCCGGCGCGCTCCAGGCGCTCCTCGGGCTCGCCCCGAAGACCGCGCGGCGCGTCGCGCCGGGCGGCGGCGAGGCGGACGTCGCCATCGAGGAGGTGACGCCCGGCGACCTCCTCCGGGTCCGGCCCGGCGAGAAGGTGCCGGTGGACGGCACCGTGGTCTCGGGCGGCTCGGCCGTCGACGAGTCGATGGTCACCGGCGAGAGCGTCCCGGTGGAGAAGGGCCCGGGCGACCGCGTCACCGGCGCGACGATCAACGGGACCGGCAGCTTCGTGTTCCGCGCCGAGCGCGTCGGGAAGGACACCCTGCTGGCGCAGATCGTCCGCATGGTGGCCGAGGCGCAGCGCAGCCGCGCACCCATCCAGCGGCTCGCCGACACCGTGGCGGCCTGGTTCGTGCCGGCGGTGGTGGCGAGCGCCGCGCTCACCTTCGCCGCCTGGGCGCTCCTGGGCCCCGAGCCGCGCCTCGCCCACGCCCTCATGAACGCGGTGGCGGTGCTCATCATCGCCTGCCCCTGCGCGCTGGGGCTCGCGACGCCCATGGCGATCATGGTCGGCACCACCCGCGGCGCGCAGGCCGGCGTGCTGGTGAAGAACGCCGAGGCGCTGGAGCGGCTGGCGCGCGTCGACACCCTCCTCGTCGACAAGACCGGGACGCTCACGCTCGGCAAGCCGCGCCTCGCCCGCGTCGAGGCGACCGGCGCGGTCCCCGAGGCCGAGCTGCTCCGGCTCGCCGCCGCGCTGGAGCGCGCCAGCGAGCACCCGCTCGCGGCGGCGGTGCTGGCGGCCTCCCGGGAGCGGGGCCTCCCGCCCGCGGAGGCGCGCGCCTTCCGTTCGGTGCCGGGCAAGGGGGTCGCGGGCGAGGTCGACGGGCGTGCGGTCGCCCTCGGCAACGCGGCGCTCCTCGCCGAGCTGGGGATCCCGGCCGGCGACCTCGCGGCGCGCGCCGACGCGCTGGCGGCCGGCGGCGCGACGGTGGTGCTGGCCGCGGTCGACGGCGCGGCGGCCGGGCTGCTGGCGGTGGCGGACCCCGTGAAGCCCGGCGCCCCCGCGGCGGTGAAGGCGCTCCAGGCCGGCGGCGTCCGCGTGGTCATGGTGACCGGCGATCGGCGGGCCACGGCGCTCGCGGTGGCGAAGGAGCTCGGCATCGACGAGGTCGAGGCGGAGGTGCTGCCCGGCGACAAGGCGGCGGTGGTGGCACGCCACCAGGGGGCGGGCCAGCGCGTCGCGATGGCGGGCGACGGGGTCAACGACGCCCCGGCGCTGGCGGCCGCGGACGTCGGCATCGCCATGGGCACCGGCGCCGACGTGGCCATCGAGAGCGCGGGGCTGACGCTCCTGCACGGCGACCTCGCCGGCATCGTCCGGGCGCGGCGCCTGTCGCGCGCCACCCTCCGCAACATCCGGCAGAACCTGTTCTGGGCCTTCGCCTACAACATGGTCGGGGTGCCGGTGGCGGCCGGCGCGCTCTACCCGTTCTCCGGGATCCTGCTCTCGCCCATGATCGCCTCGGCCGCGATGAGCTTCTCGTCGGTGACGGTCATCGCCAACGCGCTGCGGCTCAAGCGGGCGCGGCTCGGCTGA
- a CDS encoding response regulator, producing MSGGVLVVEDDPDLLSLVEMILRDAGHEVAVASDGLQALARVEERMPAVILLDMRMPVMNGWEFAREYRARYGHPAPIVVVTAAEDARARAQEIGADAWLEKPFDLDDVVRMVDRFAAPPGGTAHAP from the coding sequence ATGAGCGGCGGCGTGCTGGTGGTGGAGGACGACCCCGACCTCCTCTCCCTGGTCGAGATGATCCTCCGCGACGCCGGGCACGAGGTGGCGGTGGCGAGCGACGGGCTCCAGGCGCTGGCCCGCGTCGAGGAGCGCATGCCGGCGGTCATCCTGCTCGACATGCGGATGCCGGTCATGAACGGCTGGGAGTTCGCGCGCGAGTACCGCGCCCGCTACGGCCACCCGGCGCCCATCGTGGTGGTGACCGCCGCCGAGGACGCGCGCGCCCGCGCCCAGGAGATCGGCGCGGACGCCTGGCTGGAGAAGCCGTTCGACCTCGACGACGTGGTGCGAATGGTCGATCGCTTCGCGGCGCCGCCGGGCGGCACCGCGCACGCGCCCTGA
- a CDS encoding sensor histidine kinase, which translates to MVLAYAVLGVAWIFATDSLVDLLGAPPEWRAPLHAAKALVFLAGTGLLLYVLLRGQHAELRVHDEELRTVLDSMPDAVLVVNREGRVVDVNRAAVELAGARDRQELLVPLGALVERVDLRHADGRPLDVPRLVLRRSRAPERVSGFEALVRRFDGRELFISISSSPVRSRQDGPARLAVAVVRDISEVRRFEEMREDFLATAAHEFKTPLAVVKAYAQLMHKRGQGDANALEVIARQIDRMTRMVQQLLDVSRFRVGAAELSRERFDLPRLVAEVAITVRTEVEGRRILVAPAPPTHVLADRDRIGQVVASLLENAVRFSPQGGDVEAEIKRLDAEAVVSVRDHGLGIPRERQARVFERFYRAHAGTDHDYGGLGIGLDASREIVARHGGRIWFESSPGQGSTFSFSLPLAPEEAA; encoded by the coding sequence ATGGTCCTCGCGTACGCCGTCCTCGGCGTGGCCTGGATCTTCGCGACGGACAGCTTGGTCGATCTGCTCGGCGCGCCGCCGGAGTGGCGCGCGCCCCTGCACGCGGCCAAGGCCCTCGTGTTCCTCGCCGGGACGGGCCTGCTGCTCTACGTCCTCCTGCGGGGCCAGCACGCCGAGCTGCGCGTCCACGACGAGGAGCTGCGGACGGTCCTCGACAGCATGCCCGACGCGGTGCTGGTGGTGAACCGCGAGGGGCGGGTGGTGGACGTGAACCGCGCCGCGGTCGAGCTCGCCGGCGCGCGCGATCGGCAGGAGCTGCTCGTGCCGCTGGGCGCGCTGGTCGAGCGGGTCGACCTCCGGCACGCGGACGGCCGGCCGCTCGACGTCCCGCGCCTCGTGCTCCGCCGCTCCCGGGCGCCCGAGCGGGTGAGCGGCTTCGAGGCGCTGGTGCGGCGCTTCGACGGCCGCGAGCTCTTCATCAGCATCTCCTCCTCGCCGGTGCGATCGCGCCAGGACGGCCCGGCGCGCCTGGCGGTGGCGGTGGTGCGCGACATCAGCGAGGTGCGGCGCTTCGAGGAGATGCGCGAGGACTTCCTCGCCACCGCCGCCCACGAGTTCAAGACCCCCCTGGCGGTGGTGAAGGCCTACGCGCAGCTCATGCACAAGCGCGGGCAGGGGGACGCGAACGCCCTCGAGGTCATCGCGCGCCAGATCGACCGGATGACGCGGATGGTGCAGCAGCTCCTCGACGTGTCGCGGTTCCGCGTCGGGGCGGCCGAGCTGTCGCGCGAGCGGTTCGACCTGCCGCGGCTGGTGGCGGAGGTGGCGATCACCGTCCGGACCGAGGTGGAGGGCCGCCGGATCCTGGTCGCGCCCGCCCCGCCCACCCACGTCCTGGCCGACCGCGATCGCATCGGGCAGGTGGTGGCGAGCCTGCTCGAGAACGCGGTGCGCTTCTCGCCGCAGGGCGGGGACGTCGAGGCGGAGATCAAGCGCCTCGACGCGGAGGCGGTGGTCTCGGTGCGCGACCACGGCCTCGGCATCCCCCGCGAGCGCCAGGCGCGGGTGTTCGAGCGCTTCTACCGGGCGCACGCCGGCACCGACCACGACTACGGCGGGCTCGGCATCGGGCTCGACGCCAGCCGCGAGATCGTCGCCCGCCACGGCGGCCGGATCTGGTTCGAGAGCTCCCCCGGGCAGGGCTCCACCTTCTCCTTCAGCCTGCCGCTCGCGCCGGAGGAGGCGGCATGA
- the lpxB gene encoding lipid-A-disaccharide synthase produces MAGTDEILIVATEASGDLHAARVLEELRLLRPGLRAFGMGGPRLRAAGFDALRDAEEMSVMGVAEVLPRIPAILRILGELAAAAAARRPGVALLVDSPDFNLPLAKRLKRAGVPVVYYVSPSVWAWRRGRVKTIARVVDRMLCILPFEERFYAGTGVSARFVGHPLLERPPPGPAAGYRAALGLAPSRTTVALVPGSRRSELERIFPPMLEAAERIRAAHPDVQFVVPVAATLSEAALRPFLARHAALDVKLAPGRVDEAVGAADAALVKSGTSVLEAALMLRPMVVVYRLSWLSYLVGRLFVRLAHFALVNLLAGRTLVPELLQRQASPERMAAEVLTLLDDGAARAEQLRGLAEVRASLGEPGAPRRVAEELLTHLETT; encoded by the coding sequence ATGGCCGGAACGGATGAGATCCTCATCGTCGCCACCGAGGCGAGCGGCGACCTGCACGCGGCGCGCGTGCTGGAGGAGCTGCGCCTGCTCCGGCCCGGCCTGCGCGCCTTCGGGATGGGCGGCCCCCGGCTGCGGGCCGCCGGCTTCGACGCGCTGCGCGACGCGGAGGAGATGTCGGTCATGGGCGTGGCCGAGGTGCTCCCCAGGATCCCCGCCATCCTCCGCATCCTGGGCGAGCTGGCGGCGGCCGCCGCGGCCCGCCGCCCGGGGGTGGCGCTCCTCGTCGACTCGCCCGACTTCAACCTCCCCCTCGCGAAGCGCCTCAAGCGCGCCGGGGTCCCGGTCGTCTACTACGTGTCGCCCTCGGTGTGGGCCTGGCGGCGCGGGCGCGTGAAGACCATCGCGCGGGTGGTCGACCGGATGCTGTGCATCCTCCCCTTCGAGGAGCGGTTCTACGCCGGCACCGGGGTCTCCGCCCGCTTCGTCGGCCACCCGCTGCTCGAGCGGCCGCCCCCCGGCCCGGCGGCCGGCTACCGCGCCGCGCTCGGGCTCGCGCCCTCCCGGACGACGGTCGCGCTCGTGCCGGGGAGCCGGCGCTCGGAGCTCGAGCGCATCTTCCCGCCCATGCTCGAGGCGGCCGAGCGGATCCGGGCCGCCCACCCGGACGTCCAGTTCGTCGTGCCGGTCGCCGCCACGCTCTCCGAGGCGGCCCTCAGGCCCTTCCTCGCGCGCCACGCCGCGCTCGACGTCAAGCTCGCGCCGGGGCGCGTGGACGAGGCGGTCGGCGCCGCCGACGCCGCCCTGGTGAAGAGCGGGACCTCGGTGCTCGAGGCCGCCCTCATGCTGCGCCCGATGGTCGTGGTGTACCGGCTGTCGTGGCTCAGCTACCTCGTCGGCCGGCTGTTCGTCCGGCTGGCGCACTTCGCGCTCGTCAACCTCCTCGCCGGGCGGACCCTGGTCCCGGAGCTGCTGCAGCGCCAGGCGTCGCCCGAGCGCATGGCGGCCGAGGTGCTCACCTTGCTCGACGACGGCGCCGCGCGCGCCGAGCAGCTCCGCGGACTGGCGGAGGTGCGCGCCTCGCTCGGGGAGCCTGGGGCCCCGCGCCGCGTGGCGGAAGAACTGCTCACCCACCTCGAGACGACATGA
- a CDS encoding polyprenol monophosphomannose synthase: MTSSPNRRRALVCLPTYDERENLEPIVRAILDASPELEILVIDDNSPDGTGELADRLAAAEPRLHVLHRPGKAGLGKAYLAGFAWALERGYALVLEMDADFSHNPRYLPRMIELAGEADLVLGSRNVAGGGTVNWGLGRKLLSRGGSLYARTILGLPVRDLTGGFKCFRREVLEAIDLPTVECSGYAFQIELTYRTVKKGFRVVETPIVFEDRRVGHSKMSRRIVLEAISKVWSIRRSGFARTT; encoded by the coding sequence ATGACCTCCTCACCGAACCGACGGCGCGCGCTGGTGTGCCTGCCCACCTACGACGAGCGCGAGAACCTCGAGCCCATCGTCCGGGCGATCCTGGACGCCTCTCCCGAGCTCGAGATCCTCGTCATCGACGACAACTCGCCCGACGGGACGGGCGAGCTGGCGGACCGCCTCGCCGCGGCCGAGCCGCGCCTGCACGTGCTCCACCGGCCGGGCAAGGCCGGCCTGGGCAAGGCGTACCTGGCCGGGTTCGCCTGGGCGCTCGAGCGCGGGTACGCGCTCGTGCTGGAGATGGACGCCGACTTCTCGCACAACCCGCGCTACCTGCCGCGCATGATCGAGCTGGCCGGCGAGGCCGACCTCGTCCTCGGCTCGCGCAACGTCGCCGGCGGCGGGACGGTGAACTGGGGCCTCGGCCGCAAGCTCCTCTCGCGCGGCGGCTCGCTCTACGCCCGCACCATCCTCGGGCTGCCCGTCCGCGACCTCACCGGCGGGTTCAAGTGCTTCCGCCGCGAGGTGCTCGAGGCCATCGACCTCCCCACGGTCGAGTGCTCCGGCTACGCGTTCCAGATCGAGCTCACCTACCGGACCGTCAAGAAGGGGTTCCGGGTGGTCGAGACCCCCATCGTCTTCGAGGACCGCCGGGTGGGGCACTCGAAGATGTCGCGGCGGATCGTGCTGGAAGCCATCTCGAAGGTGTGGTCGATTCGGCGGAGCGGCTTCGCCAGGACCACGTGA
- a CDS encoding MarC family protein has protein sequence MTRELFTFAFVCLSAVFVVVDPFAAVPFFLAMTAGDDAASKRETARRAAFAAGAVLAGFALTGAVVFRVLGISLGAFKIAGGVLLLIMAVDMLRTRPSEARITAGEVESGVSKDDVAIVPLAMPLLAGPGSIATVVVLMGRARSAHAWHALAVLAAIAITAFAAYLIMRGAVQVDRVLGRTGLNILERASGLLLAAIAIQFMIDGVGESLPGLLQRV, from the coding sequence GTGACCAGAGAGCTCTTCACCTTCGCCTTCGTCTGCCTCTCCGCGGTCTTCGTGGTGGTGGACCCGTTCGCGGCGGTGCCGTTCTTCCTCGCCATGACGGCGGGCGACGACGCGGCCAGCAAGCGCGAGACGGCGCGGCGGGCGGCCTTCGCCGCCGGGGCGGTGCTGGCCGGCTTCGCGCTCACCGGGGCGGTCGTCTTCCGGGTGCTCGGCATCAGCCTGGGCGCCTTCAAGATCGCGGGCGGCGTGCTGCTCCTCATCATGGCGGTCGACATGCTCCGCACCCGGCCCTCCGAGGCGCGCATCACCGCCGGCGAGGTCGAGTCGGGCGTGTCCAAGGACGACGTCGCCATCGTGCCGCTCGCCATGCCGCTCCTGGCCGGCCCCGGCTCGATCGCGACGGTGGTGGTGCTCATGGGGCGCGCCCGCTCGGCGCACGCCTGGCACGCGCTGGCGGTGCTGGCCGCCATCGCGATCACCGCCTTCGCGGCCTACCTCATCATGCGCGGCGCGGTGCAGGTCGACCGCGTGCTCGGCCGGACCGGGCTCAACATCCTGGAGCGCGCCAGCGGCCTCCTGCTCGCCGCCATCGCCATCCAGTTCATGATCGACGGCGTCGGGGAGTCGCTGCCCGGGCTCCTGCAGCGGGTCTGA
- a CDS encoding DMT family transporter gives MTPTPRRVRAGLALGVLSVSWAAILVRLADAPALAVAAWRLVLAGAAALAFALLRRRAELGALDRRALGLLAGAGLALALHFATWVSSLRLTSVASSVALVTTQPVWVALLSRALLGERIAPRVAGGIALAVAGGAAMAGGDLALGPRALAGDALALAGAVAAALYFVAGRRVRARLSLGAYVGVVYPAAALGLLALALAAGTPLAGYGARTWAALALLAVVPQLLGHSLLNWSLRWLSGTFVAVTILAEPVMSTVLAIPVLGERPTATQLVGGLVLLGGVVLAASGEPAAREVAADEAG, from the coding sequence ATGACCCCTACCCCGCGCCGCGTCCGGGCCGGCCTCGCGCTCGGCGTCCTCTCGGTCTCCTGGGCCGCCATCCTGGTCCGGCTGGCCGACGCGCCGGCGCTGGCGGTGGCCGCCTGGCGCCTCGTGCTCGCCGGCGCGGCCGCGCTCGCCTTCGCGCTCCTGCGGCGCCGCGCCGAGCTCGGCGCGCTCGACCGGCGGGCGCTGGGGCTCCTCGCCGGCGCGGGGCTCGCGCTGGCGCTCCACTTCGCCACCTGGGTGAGCTCGCTCCGGCTCACCTCGGTGGCCTCGTCGGTGGCGCTCGTCACCACCCAGCCGGTGTGGGTGGCGCTCCTGTCGCGCGCGCTCCTCGGCGAGCGCATCGCGCCGCGGGTGGCGGGCGGGATCGCGCTGGCGGTGGCCGGCGGCGCGGCCATGGCGGGGGGCGACCTCGCGCTCGGCCCGCGCGCGCTCGCGGGCGACGCGCTGGCGCTCGCCGGGGCGGTGGCGGCGGCGCTCTACTTCGTGGCCGGGCGGCGGGTCCGGGCGCGGCTCTCGCTCGGCGCGTACGTGGGCGTGGTCTACCCGGCCGCCGCGCTCGGCCTGCTCGCGCTCGCGCTCGCGGCGGGCACGCCGCTCGCCGGCTACGGGGCGCGCACCTGGGCCGCGCTCGCGCTCCTGGCCGTGGTGCCGCAGCTCCTCGGGCACTCGCTCCTCAACTGGTCCCTGCGCTGGCTCTCCGGGACCTTCGTGGCGGTCACCATCCTGGCCGAGCCGGTCATGTCCACCGTGCTCGCCATCCCGGTGCTGGGCGAGCGGCCGACGGCGACGCAGCTGGTGGGCGGGCTGGTGCTGCTCGGGGGGGTGGTCCTGGCCGCGAGCGGCGAGCCGGCCGCCCGCGAGGTGGCGGCGGACGAGGCGGGCTGA
- a CDS encoding AMP-binding protein, with the protein MPSTEAFRRARDFLLQHRDDYEAAYRGFRWPVLDRFNWALDWFDVLAEGNRQTALHIVEDDGREVKLGYGELAERSNRVAVFFRRLGVQRGDRLLMMLDNSVPIWEVMLAAMKLGAVIIPATSLLTPEDLRDRLDRGKVKHVVTDPAGAEKLRAVDGGYSKVVVGEKVPGWTPYEQAYAEPAIFFPKADTYPNHPVLLYFTSGTTAKPKLVLHTHASYPVGHLSTMYWLGVRAGDVHMNISSPGWGKHAWSNFFAPFNAGATVFVHNYARFQARRTLEVLARHEITTLCAPPTVWRLVIQEDLAAHPVKLREALSAGEPLNPEVIDRIQRAWGVAIRDGYGQTETTCQIGNSPGQRMKPGSMGRPMPGFSVKLLDGDGREADEGELALGLTPRPTGLMAGYLDDPELTEFVTRDGYYRTGDVASRDADGYITYVGRSDDVFKSSDYRISPFELESALIEHEAVAEAAVVPSPDPVRGLVPKAFCILRPGHAPTRELALELFRFLRRRLAPYKRVRRLEFADLPKTISGKIRRVELRRAEAARSLESHGSQEFWQDDFPELKS; encoded by the coding sequence ATGCCCTCCACCGAGGCGTTCCGGCGCGCCCGCGACTTCCTGCTGCAGCACCGCGACGACTACGAGGCCGCCTACCGCGGGTTCCGCTGGCCGGTGCTGGACCGGTTCAACTGGGCGCTCGACTGGTTCGACGTGCTGGCCGAGGGCAACCGGCAGACCGCGCTCCACATCGTGGAGGACGACGGCCGCGAGGTGAAGCTCGGCTACGGCGAGCTGGCGGAGCGCTCGAACCGGGTGGCGGTCTTCTTCCGGCGCCTGGGGGTGCAGCGCGGCGACCGGCTCCTCATGATGCTCGACAACTCGGTGCCCATCTGGGAGGTGATGCTGGCCGCCATGAAGCTCGGGGCGGTGATCATCCCCGCCACCTCGCTCCTCACGCCCGAGGACCTGCGCGACCGGCTCGACCGCGGCAAGGTGAAGCACGTCGTGACGGATCCGGCCGGGGCCGAGAAGCTGCGCGCGGTGGACGGCGGCTACTCCAAGGTGGTCGTGGGGGAGAAGGTCCCCGGCTGGACCCCCTACGAGCAGGCCTACGCGGAGCCGGCCATCTTCTTCCCCAAGGCCGACACCTACCCGAACCACCCGGTGCTGCTCTACTTCACCTCGGGTACCACCGCGAAGCCCAAGCTCGTCCTGCACACCCACGCCAGCTACCCGGTGGGCCACCTCTCCACCATGTACTGGCTGGGCGTCCGCGCGGGCGACGTCCACATGAACATCAGCTCGCCGGGATGGGGGAAGCACGCCTGGTCGAACTTCTTCGCGCCCTTCAACGCGGGCGCGACCGTGTTCGTCCACAACTACGCCCGCTTCCAGGCGCGCCGCACGCTGGAGGTGCTGGCGCGCCACGAGATCACCACCCTGTGCGCCCCGCCCACCGTCTGGCGGCTCGTCATCCAGGAGGATCTCGCCGCGCACCCGGTGAAGCTGCGCGAGGCGCTCAGCGCCGGCGAGCCGCTCAACCCGGAGGTCATCGATCGCATCCAGCGGGCGTGGGGGGTCGCGATCCGCGACGGCTACGGGCAGACCGAGACCACCTGCCAGATCGGCAACTCGCCCGGGCAGCGGATGAAGCCCGGGTCGATGGGCCGGCCCATGCCCGGGTTCTCGGTGAAGCTCCTCGACGGGGACGGCCGGGAGGCGGACGAGGGCGAGCTGGCCCTCGGCCTCACGCCGCGGCCGACCGGCCTCATGGCGGGGTACCTCGACGACCCCGAGCTCACCGAGTTCGTCACCCGCGACGGCTACTACCGGACCGGGGACGTCGCGAGCCGCGACGCCGACGGGTACATCACCTACGTCGGGCGCTCGGACGACGTGTTCAAGAGCTCCGACTACCGCATCAGCCCGTTCGAGCTGGAGAGCGCGCTCATCGAGCACGAGGCGGTGGCCGAGGCGGCGGTGGTGCCGAGCCCGGATCCGGTGCGGGGGCTCGTGCCGAAGGCGTTCTGCATCCTGCGGCCGGGGCACGCGCCGACGCGCGAGCTGGCGCTCGAGCTCTTCCGCTTCCTGCGCCGCCGCCTGGCGCCCTACAAGCGGGTGCGCCGGCTCGAGTTCGCCGACCTGCCGAAGACCATCTCCGGCAAGATCCGCCGGGTGGAGCTGCGCCGCGCGGAGGCCGCCCGCTCGCTGGAGTCCCACGGGAGCCAGGAGTTCTGGCAGGACGACTTCCCCGAGCTGAAGAGCTGA